The Elusimicrobiota bacterium genome segment CAGCCGCGGCCGGCCGTGGAGCCCGCCCCGGTCGTGGCCCCTCCGGCCGTGGAGCCCGCCCCCGCGCCGAAGCCTGCCGCGCCCAAGGCCAGGCTCGGCATCCCTGTCACCTTGTATTGGCACATGGCCGACGACGCCGATGTCTACCTCAACGGCCGGCCCTTGCGCGAGTACTCGCCGTCCTTCAAGACCCGGGGCGACGAGGCGCCGCAGCCCGCCTTCTCGACCGCTGCCGTCCTGCAGGACGGGGATGTCTTCACCGTCGGGGGTCGCCGGGGCGGGAGCTTCGGCTTCATGCTCATCGCGACGGACGCTTCGGGCAGCGTCCTGTTCGCCACCGACCAGCAGGCCTGGAAGGTCTACACCCCGGGCGACCGGGCGGATTGGTTCGAGCCCGCTGCGGCCAAGGCCTCCCGGTCCGGCCCGGTCACGGTGCAGCCCAGCCCCTGGTTCCCGCAGGTGCAGCTCAACGGCCAACACGAGAACAAGGCCCTTTCCATCTGGGCCAGTCCTTCGGAGACCTTCGCTTACCTCTTCGGCACCGTGAGCCTGCCCGGATCGGCGGAGCGCGTCGAGCGCGCGGTATCCCTGCGCTCCTACAACTATCCCGGCCGGCTCATCAGGGTCCGCGATTCCCTGGCGGAGCTTTCCGACGTCGATAAGGAAGACGCGGACTTCAAGAAGGTCCCGGGCCTGGCCGACGCCTCCGCGGTCTCCTTCGAGTCGATGGGCAGCCCCGGACGCTTCCTGAGGCATCAGTCCGGCCGGCTCAAGCTCGACTCGGACAGCGGCGACAGGCTCTTCAAGGAGGATGCGACCTTCAAAGTCGTCCCCGGACTGGCCGACTCGTCGGCGGTATCCTTCGAATCCTTCAATTATCCTGGATACTACATCCGGCATCGGGACTACCATCTCTACGTTGAGAAGGGCTCCGATGACCTGTTCCGCAAGGACGCGACCTTCAGCTTCGTCGACGCCCAGGCGCGCTAGCGCATGACGGAGCCCGGCGCGGCGCGTCAGGCGCGGCTCTCCACGGAGCTCGATCGCCTCTCCGCCGCCTGCCGGGAGAGCTCCCTGACCGTGGGGAAATTGCTGCCGGGCTTGGCCCCGCGCGACCAGGCGCTTTTCACGGCCATACTTTCCGTGGGTTTCCTGCATCCGATCCCTTTGCCCGGCGTCTCCACGGTCTTCGGCTTGGTCATCGCGTCGGCCGGCTGCCGCATGGCGCTGGGCCTGGGGCCCTGGATCCCGCAGCGCTGGCACAACCGCCATATCCCGGGGCACCAGATGGCAAGGGTCTTCGCGGCCGGCGCCGCGCTCATGCGCCGGTGCGAGCGGGTGGTCAAGCCCCGCGGCCTCTGGCTCTCCGCTCACCCCTGGACCCAGCGGGCCAGCGGCTGCGCCATCGCTTTCTGCGGCCTGCTTTTGGGCGCGCCTCTGCCGCCGGGCACGAACTTCCCGCCCGCCACCGCCATCTTGCTGCTTTCCATCGGGACCGCGGAGGAGGACCTGCTCTTCCTGGCCGCGGGCTACCTCGCGCTGGCGTTCAACATACTCTTCTTCGGCGCCATCCTCGTGCTGGGCTGGGACGGGGTCAAGGCGCTGCTGCGCTAGTCCGATGCCATTCACCCCATTCCACTTCGGGCCTGACGCCCTGATCGGCATCCCGCTGCGCCGGCGGCTGGATCTGCCGATATTCCTTCTTGCTAATGTCGTCATAGACCTTGAGCCGCTGACGGTCATGGTTTTGGGCCTGCATTACCCCCTGCATGGCTACCTGCACACCTTCCTCATCGGCTCGGCCGTCTGTTCCGCGTGGGGCTGGGCCTGCTATCCTCTGCGC includes the following:
- a CDS encoding AbfB domain-containing protein; translated protein: MRHLAVRAFRYGLPALLLVLAAALTRPVAAQPTADSVRAASDKAHKDLAREAGEGEEEMEPAPEPAPFLRPRPVVAPEPLVPEVPAEIPAQPRPAVEPAPVVAPPAVEPAPAPKPAAPKARLGIPVTLYWHMADDADVYLNGRPLREYSPSFKTRGDEAPQPAFSTAAVLQDGDVFTVGGRRGGSFGFMLIATDASGSVLFATDQQAWKVYTPGDRADWFEPAAAKASRSGPVTVQPSPWFPQVQLNGQHENKALSIWASPSETFAYLFGTVSLPGSAERVERAVSLRSYNYPGRLIRVRDSLAELSDVDKEDADFKKVPGLADASAVSFESMGSPGRFLRHQSGRLKLDSDSGDRLFKEDATFKVVPGLADSSAVSFESFNYPGYYIRHRDYHLYVEKGSDDLFRKDATFSFVDAQAR
- a CDS encoding exopolysaccharide biosynthesis protein; its protein translation is MTEPGAARQARLSTELDRLSAACRESSLTVGKLLPGLAPRDQALFTAILSVGFLHPIPLPGVSTVFGLVIASAGCRMALGLGPWIPQRWHNRHIPGHQMARVFAAGAALMRRCERVVKPRGLWLSAHPWTQRASGCAIAFCGLLLGAPLPPGTNFPPATAILLLSIGTAEEDLLFLAAGYLALAFNILFFGAILVLGWDGVKALLR